One window from the genome of Cherax quadricarinatus isolate ZL_2023a unplaced genomic scaffold, ASM3850222v1 Contig511, whole genome shotgun sequence encodes:
- the LOC128702452 gene encoding ubiquitin-like protein FUBI isoform X3, which produces MQIFVRSGATHVLDVDDQQTVGHVRSFISQAEGLPEAEVRLYAAGNPLDNDEIPLVTLQTDAIDVNVALKGGEFSVPNTGAPRLTMGLRSGEPIISHE; this is translated from the exons ATGCAGATCTTCGTGCGTTCCGGTGCCACCCACGTGCTCGATGTTGACGACCAACAGACTGTGGGACACGTACGATCCTTCATCAGCCAGGCTGAAGGTCTCCCAGAGGCTGAA GTGAGGCTGTATGCTGCCGGTAACCCCCTGGACAACGATGAGATCCCATTGGTCACACTACAAACTGATGCCATCGATGTGAATGTAGCACTCAAAGGAGGTGAGTTCTCGGTTCCAAACACGGGTGCTCCTCGACTTACAATGGGGTTACGTTCCGGCGAACCCATCATAAGTCATGAATGA